The Arachis hypogaea cultivar Tifrunner chromosome 14, arahy.Tifrunner.gnm2.J5K5, whole genome shotgun sequence genome has a segment encoding these proteins:
- the LOC112798196 gene encoding uncharacterized protein yields MDCRVCVAAPLDLWVNGRGGGGGGGGFSHESEHDLAMMVSDFLENGSSGPDSWCSSDSDSGLSDFAHLSDKIQKCKLSVTQHESDLFSAVHSLIRSMNESNLQGMNSGPCYASCIRFYLVKLMKLSGYDAGVCASKWQASGKVPGGDHEYIDVVVKNNSGSSERLIIDIDFRSHFEIARAVDSYDRLLKSLPVVYVGSFARLKQLLGIMEEATRSSLKQNSMPLPPWRSLAYLQAKWLSPYERYTHSEGNNNDSNNINDGTCFNHNQCCGYLRRLQSCLQSGLEGERMLKARNSESNRRMKHERWRHSLLRPV; encoded by the exons ATGGATTGCAGGGTGTGTGTCGCCGCCCCTCTCGATTTGTGGGTCAACGGtcgcggtggtggtggtggtggtggaggtttcAGCCATGAGAGCGAACACGATTTGGCTATGATGGTTAGTGATTTCTTAGAGAATGGTAGCAGTGGACCTGACTCTTGGTGCAGCAGTGATAGTGATTCTGGTCTCTCTGATTTTGCTCATCTCTCAGACAAGATTCAG AAGTGTAAACTTTCGGTGACGCAGCATGAGAGTGACCTGTTTTCGGCTGTTCATAGTCTCATACGATCAATGAATGAGAGCAACCTTCAAGGTATGAATTCCGGTCCATGCTATGCTAGCTGTATCAGGTTTTATCTTGTGAAGCTCATGAAGCTTAGCGGATATGATGCTGGTGTTTGTGCATCCAAATGGCAGGCTAGTGGCAAGGTCCCAGGAG GTGATCATGaatatattgatgtggtggtCAAGAATAACTCTGGAAGCTCAGAGCGATTGATTATTGACATTGATTTCCGAAGCCACTTTGAAATAGCTAGAGCTGTCGATTCCTACGATAGGTTACTGAAATCGCTTCCTGTTGTTTATGTGGGTTCCTTTGCCAGGCTAAAGCAACTTCTCGGAATAATGGAAGAAGCTACTAGATCCTCTTTGAAGCAGAATTCTATGCCTCTTCCGCCATGGAGATCTTTAGCATATTTGCAAGCGAAATGGCTGTCGCCTTATGAAAGATACACACATTCGGAAGGAAACAACAATGACAGTAATAACATCAATGATGGAACTTGCTTCAACCACAACCAATGCTGCGGATATCTGAGGAGACTACAGTCTTGTCTTCAGTCAGGATTGGAAGGCGAGCGGATGCTGAAGGCTCGAAACAGCGAAAGTAACCGGAGAATGAAACACGAGAGGTGGAGGCACTCCCTGCTAAGGCCTGTTTGA
- the LOC112798192 gene encoding uncharacterized protein codes for MGEKEKEKEKNKKNKKQKHQHPNNDQTIKHQDFSFKPSSEVKGLRFGGQFIVKSFTIRRAKPLELLKVLSFPPTKTNNNNKNNKNNSNTKVLPFPSTTCFLPTNFTILAHHAWHTLTLGLGTKKSKVLVFVFENEAMKSQVDRTWPHEIALGEVNKKLIRGLVGSEMARFKFRKGCITFYVYAVRQIGSFGFSCSEDLRTVLQSVVELKDFLDHTAMLSMPNQRSITHQVPAAMAH; via the coding sequence atgggagaaaaagaaaaagaaaaagagaagaacaagaagaacaagaagcaaAAACACCAACACCCCAATAATGATCAAACAATAAAGCATCAAGATTTCTCATTCAAACCAAGCTCAGAGGTAAAGGGTCTAAGATTTGGAGGCCAATTCATAGTGAAATCATTCACAATAAGAAGAGCAAAACCATTGGAGCTTCTCAAAGTTCTTTCATTCCcaccaaccaaaaccaacaacaacaacaagaacaacaagaataatAGTAACACTAAGGTTCTTCCATTCCCATCAACAACATGTTTTCTTCCCACAAACTTCACAATCTTAGCACACCATGCTTGGCACACCCTAACACTTGGCCTAGGAACAAAGAAGTCAAAGGTTCTTGTGTTTGTGTTTGAGAATGAAGCAATGAAGTCACAAGTTGATAGAACATGGCCACATGAGATTGCTCTTGGTGAAGTCAACAAGAAACTCATTAGAGGCCTTGTTGGTTCTGAGATGGCAAGGTTCAAATTCAGAAAAGGTTGCATCACTTTCTATGTCTATGCTGTTAGGCAAATTGGTAGCTTTGGATTCTCTTGTTCTGAGGATCTTAGAACTGTTCTTCAATCTGTTGTGGAGCTTAAAGATTTCTTGGATCACACTGCCATGCTTTCTATGCCAAATCAAAGAAGCATTACTCATCAGGTACCAGCAGCCATGGCTCACTAA
- the LOC112798195 gene encoding uncharacterized protein gives MQEILTFCSRYLDNIETIWNRHKRVGNEPTQIYPNSRISKLFPQVGESNTGFTYFTLSPIENRQAHRHVLTNCRAIDNYLRDYRDIVKKRLRSRTRDTTEIDKKVYREFVDWFSNHICTNINKLPDVDKDILISLSQGPYEQARKFSSYDVNGYRFRTLARDNGLKTQNSGVFGTFGTRSYSSSKDTRMNFGAVPYYGKLVDIIELFYNDFTVLLFKCQWANTTSPRGIKKDNLNFFICELYKAHTYW, from the exons ATGCAAGAGATCCTTACATTTTGTTCAAGATACCTGGACAATATTGAGACAATATGGAATCGACATAAGCGTGTTGGTAATGAGCCTACCCAGATATATCCCAATTCACGAATATCTAAGTTGTTTCCTCAAGTTGGAGAGTCAAATACTGGTTTCACATATTTTACTTTATCACCAATTGAGAATAGGCAGGCTCATAGGCATGTTTTGACAAATTGTCGTGCAATTGATAACTATCTTAGGGATTATAGAGATATTGTGAAGAAAAGATTAAGAAGCCGAACAAGGGATACTACTGAGATAGACAAAAAGGTTTATAGAGAATTTGTTGATTGGTTCTCTAATCAT ATTTGTACTAATATCAACAAACTTCCTGATgtggataaagacattcttatcaGTCTTTCTCAAGGACCATATGAACAAGCAAGAAAGTTCTCTTCATATGATGTTAACGGATATAGATTTCGAACTTTGGCAAGGGATAATGGATTAAAAACTCAGAATAGCGGAGTCTTTGGTACATTTGGAACAAGAAGTTACTCAAGTAGTAAAGATACCCGAATGAACTTTGGTGCGGTACCTTATTATGGAAAGTTGGTAGACATCATTGAGCTTTTCTACAATGACTTTACAGTTCTCTTGTTTAAATGTCAATGGGCAAACACAACTAGTCCTAGAGGAATCAAAAAGgacaatttgaatttttttatctgtGAACTTTACAAGGCTCATACATACTGGTGA
- the LOC112798194 gene encoding glucan endo-1,3-beta-glucosidase-like has protein sequence MASTKPSFIPLLLLFLRLFTAAYSIGVNYGTLGDNLPPPTAVANFLKTRTNVDSVKIFSVDPQILRAFANTGISVTVTAPNGDILGLGNINTARQWVVNNIKPFVPQTKIKYILVGSEVLHWGDATMIMGLVPAMRTLHAALLAEGIRDIKVTTAHSLAIMRQSIPPSAGEFRPGYAKRILGPMLKFLKETQTPFMVNPYPYFGYNPQNLNFGIFKPNKGLYDNNTKLTYTNQFDALLDAVHSAMKALGYADVDIAVGETGWPSVCDGWDACSIANAQSYNSELIRHVEAGKGTPLMPNRRFETYIFALFNENQKPGPIAERNWGLFQPDFTPVYESGILRNGQRPAPAASNNGPATPTAGGGSQKWCVPKADATAAAMQANINYACSQGIDCKPIQPGGACYAPDDVRALAAYAMNAYYQAKGRHDFNCDFSNSATITSDNPSHGTCQLQA, from the exons aTGGCTTCCACCAAGCCATCTTTCATccctctcctcctcctcttcctccgccTCTTCACCGCCGCATACTCCATCGGAGTCAACTACGGCACCCTCGGAGACAACCTGCCTCCGCCGACCGCGGTGGCCAACTTCCTGAAAACAAGAACCAACGTGGACAGCGTTAAGATCTTCAGCGTGGACCCTCAGATCCTTCGCGCCTTCGCTAACACAGGGATCTCCGTCACCGTAACGGCACCTAACGGAGACATACTAGGTTTAGGAAACATCAATACGGCGAGACAGTGGGTTGTTAACAACATTAAACCGTTTGTTCCTCAGACGAAGATCAAATACATCCTCGTTGGAAGCGAAGTTTTGCATTGGGGCGATGCTACCATGATTATGGGCCTTGTTCCTGCCATGAGAACCCTTCACGCTGCTCTTCTCGCTGAGGGTATCAGAGACATTAAG GTGACGACAGCGCATTCTCTGGCGATAATGCGGCAATCAATCCCACCAAGTGCAGGAGAGTTCAGGCCCGGTTACGCAAAGCGGATATTGGGCCCAATGCTGAAGTTCCTAAAAGAAACCCAAACCCCTTTCATGGTAAACCCATACCCATACTTCGGGTACAACCCACAGAATCTAAACTTCGGAATCTTCAAGCCCAACAAAGGCCTGTACGACAACAACACCAAGCTGACCTACACGAACCAGTTCGACGCGCTCTTGGACGCCGTGCACTCCGCCATGAAGGCGTTGGGGTATGCTGACGTGGACATTGCGGTTGGCGAGACGGGATGGCCGTCGGTTTGCGATGGTTGGGACGCGTGCAGCATCGCGAACGCGCAGTCGTATAACAGTGAGCTGATTAGACACGTGGAGGCTGGTAAGGGAACCCCGTTGATGCCGAATAGAAGGTTCGAGACTTATATATTTGCTCTCTTTAATGAGAACCAGAAGCCTGGACCCATTGCTGAGAGGAACTGGGGACTCTTCCAACCCGATTTTACTCCCGTCTATGAATCTGGAATCTTACGCAATGGCCAG AGACCAGCACCAGCTGCAAGTAACAATGGCCCGGCAACACCAACAGCCGGAGGAGGAAGCCAGAAATGGTGTGTGCCGAAGGCCGATGCAACCGCCGCAGCCATGCAAGCTAACATAAACTATGCATGCAGCCAAGGCATCGATTGCAAGCCAATCCAACCCGGTGGTGCTTGCTATGCACCCGACGACGTTAGGGCGCTCGCCGCCTACGCAATGAATGCCTACTATCAAGCCAAGGGCCGCCACGACTTCAACTGTGACTTCTCTAACTCCGCCACCATCACCTCTGACAATCCAA GCCACGGTACTTGTCAACTCCAAGCTTGA